Below is a window of Culturomica massiliensis DNA.
ATAGAAAAATAGTTTCTAATTTTTCTACAAGATTCCGATACACCTGTGAATCTAATGTAACAACTTCCATAATTATTTAGTTTTAATTTTGTTGCTACAAAAGTGCAGGTTGAAAAAATGGAAAGTATTTAACTTAATATTAGGTTAATAGTAATTATTTGTCCTTTTCTAACATTGCCTTGTTTAAGTTGTCCGTTAAACGACGTAAAAAAGTTGTTCTTTCTCCGACTCTGCTTCTTATTTGGATGTATAACAATGAAATGTTATTGAGATTTATGTTGAAAGCCTTTTCAAATAGTTCTGCGAGTTGTTTAATCGTAACTTCTCCATTATTGATACATTTACTGTGGAAAAGTGCATATATTATTTCGACGGCATTACATAAGTCAGCCGTCCAGCGTAGGGGCTTTTTTATTTTTAATGTTTTTGTTTCAATTGGTACTGATAATTTCAAACATTCTAAAGCAACATTAATAATTGAAAGGGTTTTATTCAATATAATATTATTCGTAGTATCTTTTTTTAAAATAGCTTCTAATTCAATTCTTGTGTAATGTAGTAAGAAATAGGAGGTTGCCAAATCAGATGAGTTATTTACAAAAACCTGTAGTTTATTTACGAATTGTACATAGGCTTTTTCTAACGTCTTAGTTTCGATTTTTTGGGGTGTGCTAAGTAGAATCAATAGATCAGTCTTTAATAATGAATTTCTCATAATAATAATAAAATAGGGTATACCCCATAATAGGATATACCCAAGCTTAACAAAAAATGAATTACACGCATATTTTACAAAATTATGTTATATAATTTTGTAAACCATTTTTTTTACGTATAATTTGCATTGTATTGTCTTATTTGGTATTTTGTCACTGTTAAATCAGAGTTCTTAGAAAATGTCGGGAATGTAAGTCTTAATAGGTCATTTTCAGACAAGTATTGATAATAATATTTTAAACAGATAGACAAGAAACGACAATAAGTCGTCCACTATTTGTCCACCTGTTAATTTTAAAATATTTCCAAAAGACAATCGGGATAGTAATCAGTTGATTATGAATAAATTCTATGTCCCCAGCTGGATCACTAAGTGTCCCCAGGCGGATCACAAAAACAAGCAAAAAAACAAAGCAAACTCCTGAAATTCAACGAATTTCGGGAGTTTCTATTTTCAGATAAAACCTCAAAAAATAGCTGATTCCGGCGATAGTGTCGGATCAAGTGGAAAAGATAGGATGATAGGATAGTGTTTCAAAAAGTGTGTATGCATACTCTTTTTATTCATTTCTGCAAAATTATTTATTTTTAATAAAATAGTTTTGATTCTAAAAAATTATAAATGGGGTATTTATAAATATCCGCATTCTGAGCCACTGTGCCCATCAGCAGAATAACGGCCTGTGGATTAGGCATGGCTCCCCTCATATTAATCACCCTCTTATAATCTCTGTTGAGTCTTTCAATCCAGTTTGTTGTGTAAATCATACCCCTTATTTCCCTTTCATATTTAAAGTATGTAAAGTAGAACCTGTACCTTTCATGTATATATCTTTTTAATGGTGGATAACTTTTTTGTCAACGATATTAAAACTGCTTTTATTGCCGATAAAGGATATATGACTGTTGTGGAAGTCAGGGATAAATATGTAAATCTGACTAAGACCGCCGAAGAAAAGGAAAAAGACCGGAAGAAGTTAGAGCAGCAGGAAGCCGAACGTCTTGAAAAAGAACGTCAGGAGAGGGAAGAGCAGGAGCGCAGGGAAAGGGGTATTTCTCTGATAGACTATTTTAATAATTACATTGAATCCCGCCGTGATGAAGTAGCAGCCGGACAACTCACGGGTAAAACTTTTTCCCGTTATGAGAGTGCCCGCGACCGTCTGATAACTTATATGGAAGAAAAATATAAAGTGTCAGATATGCCCTTAAAGCATATTGACTTGTTTTTCATTAAGAACTTTGAAATTCATGTAGAAAATCTGTTTAATTGTAATGAACAAATGAGATTAAATAAACTGATGAAAAAAATGCAGATTTGGATTATAAAACTTTGAAAAACAGAATTTTATTAAAAGGTATCAATGCCATATTAGATGAAATCCGAAACAGCATGAAAAATAATCCAATATCAGAAGTAATTCAAAAAACATCGTATTAATGAATACTTGATAAAGATAGAATTAATAGTGATATTTGTGGATATTTATTTATAATTGTTCTTTATATAGGGAGTCTGTTCTATTTCGATAAAATGTTATAAGATGAGAGAAGAATATAAAAATCTGATAAAAGCATTATCTGTTGATGCATTTAGAAATGTTATAAAAGAGTATTTAAAAAACTACTATACCACAAGTGATGTTTTCATATGTGATGGAACTAATGATGGAGGAAATGATATAGAGATTAAAATTCGGGGAGAATATTTGAAGACAAATATTCAAATAACTGTTCAGAAATTAAATATTAATCTCAAGATCGAGGAAGATGTAAAAAAGGCAAAATATAATCATGAAAATCTAGGATATAGATCAGAATTACTTTTTTTCTGCTCTCAGATTATTTCTAAGCGAGGACGTGACGAATTAGAAAGAGAGGCGAGTTTAAATCATAATATTACATTGAAAATATTTGATGCGAATCAATTAGCAGAGTTAGTGGATACATACCCAATAATTGGGCAACTTATTAACCAGTATAGTTGTATACCGATAAGGGATAATGTGAAATTAAATCAAAAAGAAAGAAATTTATTTGAACTTTTTGTAAAGGGAGAAAAAGCTTCTGATATAAAGAAGAATTTTACAAAGTCAATTATACTATCCTACCTTTATGAACATTCAAATGTAACTTTAAAACAGATCAAGACAGATTTAAATACTGATTTTTCTAGTAGTATTTCTGAGAATTTTTTAGTTCTCTTACTGGAAGATTTGGTTGAATCTGAATTGGTCGTGTGTATAAAAGACAAACCACGTGTATATAATATAACAGAGTTAGGAGAGTTAAAATTTAGAGAAGCAGAACTAAATTCTAATAGACAAAAGAATGCTTTTATTTTTGAAATTGAAAAATATTTGTCAGAACAAAATCTTGTTGGTTTTATGCAATCTGTTATTGATGATATTTTGGAATTGTA
It encodes the following:
- a CDS encoding phage integrase SAM-like domain-containing protein, with the protein product MTVVEVRDKYVNLTKTAEEKEKDRKKLEQQEAERLEKERQEREEQERRERGISLIDYFNNYIESRRDEVAAGQLTGKTFSRYESARDRLITYMEEKYKVSDMPLKHIDLFFIKNFEIHVENLFNCNEQMRLNKLMKKMQIWIIKL
- a CDS encoding RteC domain-containing protein — its product is MRNSLLKTDLLILLSTPQKIETKTLEKAYVQFVNKLQVFVNNSSDLATSYFLLHYTRIELEAILKKDTTNNIILNKTLSIINVALECLKLSVPIETKTLKIKKPLRWTADLCNAVEIIYALFHSKCINNGEVTIKQLAELFEKAFNINLNNISLLYIQIRSRVGERTTFLRRLTDNLNKAMLEKDK